A genomic window from Candidatus Thiocaldithrix dubininis includes:
- a CDS encoding RnfH family protein, with product MANPEKIQIEVVYPLAHEQILFKTQVAEGASIRQGIMASGILQRYAQLDLEQLEVGVYGKLAKLDDSLRAKDRIEIYRPLIADPKAVRKQRAAEGKRMKKGGGEDEAES from the coding sequence ATGGCAAACCCTGAAAAAATCCAGATTGAAGTGGTTTATCCCTTAGCCCACGAGCAAATTCTGTTTAAAACACAAGTAGCCGAAGGGGCAAGCATTCGGCAGGGCATTATGGCTTCGGGTATTTTGCAACGTTATGCTCAATTGGATTTGGAACAGTTGGAAGTTGGCGTGTATGGCAAATTAGCCAAGTTAGACGATAGTTTACGCGCTAAAGATCGGATTGAAATTTACCGTCCGTTGATTGCTGATCCTAAAGCAGTACGTAAACAACGTGCAGCAGAAGGCAAACGCATGAAAAAAGGCGGTGGCGAAGATGAGGCTGAAAGTTAA
- a CDS encoding type II toxin-antitoxin system RatA family toxin → MTHINRSALVPYTAEQMYQLVDDVLQYPNFLPWCSEAVVHHRDAQQVKATVTIAKGPVNKSFTTQNVMSRPHSIEMQLVDGPFKRLHGFWRFDALDAQSCKVSLDLDFEFSNMLVSMAIGPVFNQVANTLVDSFVERARAIYGKP, encoded by the coding sequence ATGACGCATATAAACCGTAGCGCGTTAGTGCCGTATACTGCGGAGCAAATGTATCAACTGGTGGATGATGTGTTGCAGTATCCCAATTTTTTGCCTTGGTGTAGTGAAGCGGTCGTACATCATCGCGATGCGCAACAGGTAAAAGCGACAGTTACGATTGCGAAAGGACCGGTGAATAAATCCTTTACTACGCAAAATGTTATGAGCAGACCCCATTCCATTGAAATGCAATTGGTGGATGGACCGTTTAAACGCTTGCATGGTTTTTGGCGTTTTGATGCCTTGGATGCGCAATCTTGTAAGGTGTCATTGGATTTGGATTTTGAGTTCTCCAATATGTTAGTGAGTATGGCAATTGGCCCTGTGTTTAACCAGGTGGCTAATACGCTAGTGGATTCTTTTGTAGAACGTGCGCGAGCAATTTATGGCAAACCCTGA
- a CDS encoding outer membrane protein assembly factor BamE, which translates to MDIQQGNYITQAELDQVKAGMSPAQVQDILGTPLLVDDFHTDRWDYVFYLKSPRKGNQRSSITVFFNNGVVNQVRQDTPLVETKLKPVES; encoded by the coding sequence ATGGATATACAACAAGGAAATTACATTACCCAAGCTGAGTTAGATCAAGTCAAAGCAGGCATGAGTCCAGCACAAGTTCAGGATATTTTGGGTACGCCTTTATTAGTGGATGATTTCCACACAGATCGCTGGGACTATGTGTTTTATTTAAAATCGCCACGCAAAGGCAATCAACGCAGCAGCATTACCGTGTTCTTTAATAATGGGGTCGTAAACCAAGTACGCCAAGATACCCCATTAGTTGAGACTAAACTCAAACCTGTTGAGTCATAA